The following is a genomic window from Candidatus Bathyarchaeota archaeon.
CCACTTCGTAAATCGTTCGCCCATTAGAGGTTAATACCAGGTCTGCTTCACTCATGATTTTTGCAATTATTTCCACGTTTTCTTTTACTTCAATATTGGAACCGTTTTTCTTTAAATTGTTGACATAGGTATATAGTTCATTTTTAAAATTATAGCCTAGACCCAAAATTATCAATAAAGCAATATTTTTTAAACTAAGTGTCTGAATTGCTTTGAGTGATCTAAGAGTAAGATTATTTGGATCAGAACCGCCAAAAAGAATTAAGATTTTATTTGCCTCTTGGTTTGTGTCGTTAGGTGGAAATATGTGAAATTCGTCTCTCAAACATATGTATTTATATCCATAATAGCTGTTCTCTGGCGGTTCAGTTTTCTCATAGAGAGCATTGATAACGAGATCTGCCTGCTTAGAACCTCTACCTAAATCCTCAAAATTAACTACAAAAAAAGCTCTTTCTTTCAATTTCGATATATAATCAGCGGGTGTGTCTAAAATATCGTTAATTACAATCTGGGGTGAAATTTTATCCAACTGCAGAAATACATCACGTTCATTTTCAATCATTATTATTGGGTAATTATACTCAGCTACTTTCTCTATGCCAAGCTTCTTAGTTTTATCCATAAGAAAATATATATTCTGGTTGAACATTTGGCTTGCTAATGTTATGGCTCTATAGACATGCCCCAATCCAATGGAGTTATCACCGTCGACTCGAAAAACCACAGTTATTCTTCGCAACAAATTTTCTGCCACCCACCAATCTTGGTATTTGTCTATATCGATGCTTTCATTGAAGGGAAGTTCAAACAAGTAGATATCATTGCCAATTCGATTTTTCTTAGTAATTACGTCTCTCCGCGATATGAATAAGGCCCCAGTCTCTTTGTATATTGGATCTAAAAATTGCCGGTTCCTCCTTTCTTTAAACAAGGGAAGAAGAATACCGTCCTTTTTCCTCCAATATAGGTGAGTTTCGTTTCTTACAGTAATCAAAGTTTCTCGTTTACTATTTTCAAATTCGACTATTGCTCTGTCCAAAGTCTCTTCTTTTAGAAGAGGAGAGGTGGGCTGCATCGAAATGATATAATCATACGTTAACCCCTTGTCCTTTTCAATATGGGTCAGGGCATGATAAATAACAGGATCTAGAGGAACATCATCTCCAGCAAGTTCTATAGGCCTTTCAACTATGTTTGCACCATAAATTCCCGCTATTTGCATGATCTTTTCATCCTCAGTAGAAACTATCACGTCATCGACGTAATTCGAATTCAAGGCTGTCTGTATGCTATAAGCGATTAAAGGTTTACCAGCTAACAATCGAACATTCTTACGTGGGATGCCCTTTGATCCTCCCCTCGCTGGTATCACTGCCAAGATTCTGTGGCGATTATACATATCCTTACAGCCCCCAGCTTAATCTACGCATACTTTTCTATGCGCCGTCCGGTTGCGCGCACCGTATATGATGTCATCTTCTATATATACTCGAAATCCCTTCTCAATTAGTATGCGAGCGATTCCAGCAGATGTTTTCAGTCCGTTTCTTTGATGGTATGAAGCAACAACAATTTTGGATGTTCTCCTCAAGGTTTCTTTAGCTCCTTCTAACGCTTCAATCTCCGCCCCTTCTATGTCCATTTTGATAAAATCAACAAGAGGTAAACGCAAGTTCATTACAATGCTATCCAAGGTGTCTGCGTTCACCGTTATCTTACAGTTTGTTATGTGAGATTTATTTAACACCTTAACATCTCTAATTAGGCTATGCCCACTCGATGAGAGCCCTAAATACAGAAGCAATTTCCTTCTACAATCCCAGACTGCTTTTTCCACAACCAAGACATTGCTCAGTTTTCGCAATCTAATATTATGAAGTAGACATCGCAAATTCTTTGGTTCAGGCTCAATCGCTACAACTCTGCTTGCTCTTTTTGCAACCAAAATGGTGAACAAACCAATATGAGCTCCTACATCAATAACCACATCACCCTTCTGAACACGAAAGAACTTTTCATAATTATGGACTAAGCGAGGTATTTTATAACCCACAAGTTTGTCTTGAATCATGTAGCAATAACTTTTAAACAACTCGAAGGGGGTGTTGAGAGTTTTGAGTCTTCGTTTTATAGTGGTCAATTTCGATGTCTCTTAAAACTCGTTTATAGGGGTGTGCACAATTATTTTTATCTGTTGTTTTCACTGTTTTTCTAGGTGAGTTTGCCGGGACTGACCACATCGCACTATTCAGAGTCTTTTGGGGTTCCTTCTTTCGTTGTTTGATCGTTCGTTTTTTAAGTCGTTTCTCAGTTCTTCTTAAATGCAGATTCCAAGACAGCAGAAATATATTAAAAACTATTAACCACGCTATGGGTGAAAAAGTTTCTTTTAGGCTTTCCCATTCATTCCATTTAACGGTTGGAGGATTAGTCGTGACAGGACCACTCCAAGTAAAGTTATCTGCGAAAGTGAAGATGTCTGACAAAGACGCATCGAACTCGATTGTACCATTGATTTGCACGTCTTGACCGTATATGTCTGAACGTACCATTCTTTTTAACTTCTGAGTCAGTGATAGACCCCATGTATACGTCTCCTTGAACAAAGCTTCTCCATCGACTAGGAAGTGCGGCTCCCTCATGTAAAATACGTGATCACCACTTATCGATAATTCTAAGTGTGATCCACAATCAACATTAATGTCGCTTCCATTAGAAAAACTCAGATAAAGAGTTATGTTGCTTCCTCCTACGGCTACTATTGATTGGTTAGTGCCCATCTGTGGGTAAAATCCCCTTCCTTGAAGTATTTTTATGTAGGAACTGCGAATAGTAACATTTTTGCCGCCTTCAATCGAAACCGATGTGACATTTCTAAGCCGCTCATGCGAGTCGTCAGATGTGATGCTCAATGTTACAGGATTCATTTCCGATGGAAAGATGATGGAAGAGGATTTAGCTTCAACTATACCCTCTAAAACGGCTTCCTTAAAAATCCATGTGTTGCTGTAAACAATCCATTGAGTCTTTCCATTATGTTTAGGAAGATCTAGACCGATAGTATCTAATAGGTTTTGAAAAACAGAAAAAAACTTTTGGCCAGAAACTTCGTTCGAAAGTAACGTTTCAATCAATGGATAAATATTCACATAGATAATCTCTTTTCCATTAATGGGTGTTTTGGCTGCAAGTGGAATCAATCCTTCATCTGATATATACCAACTCAGCGCTTCAACACCTTGGTTTACATCTAATGGAGTAACTTCAATATCAGCTGGCAGCGTTAACTCCAAATTTCTCCCAATGATTTTTGATGCGTTTACTTTCTTAATGGGAAATTCAAACTTCAATCTTACCTGAGATAATCCAGAAGACTTTGAGTCTCTACCATCTTCAGGAGGCATTTTCAGCAATATATTGATTCGGTAGGAGCTACCACTTCTTTCCGCAGTTACCATTCCTGCACTCGAGTTGTAGAATAGGTCGCTTCTTACGCCATCAATAGAATACACTGTATCTATCAAGGCTTTCCCTGAGCCATTAGGTAATGTGATCGGTACATAAGCGGAACCATTGAAAATGAATAATTTTGCATCGTATTCATCATCTAAGTTGCCACATATTATTGCTTCAATGTTGGACCACCTACCCACGTCAAACTCAATCTCGTCTAGATACCATATTCCAGAGCTCGCGCAACTCTCTGTTATTCCGATTAGTATTCTCGTGATCTTGCTCCATTGCGGATTGCCACTAAGACTTTTTGCAAACGTTAGATTGCTCATGACATATTCTCCAAAAGGGATTTTCATCGGCAAGATTACTTTTTTCCAGCCTTTCCAGCTATCTTTGAAAACGTACCAATAATAACCTTCGTCGGATAAGGCTTGAAAATAATAGTTCTTTCCATCACCATACCCATACCAATTGAAGATAAAGAAGTCATATGTGGACCAATTTTGAGGTGTACTGTAGACGTGTTCTATCGCCCACTTTTTATATGGTCCGTCTGCCACACCAATCTTCAACCCGTTGAGACCTTTGGCTTTGATGGATAAACTATCTGTCAGTTGCGGAGTGTCTACACCGCCATGCTCGTCCGCAGACCCGTGTACATAAGGATTCCAGAACATGGATTGATTGTCGCCAACCATTGTAAAAGAGTGATCTGCATCATTATCAATAATGAACTCAACACTGCCATCTATGTTGGAAACATTGAATTTTGTTAACGCTGTTGAGTAGTCATGAATTTGATGCAAGTATGAATCAGTTGAATTGTTCGTTAATGATATCTCGTTTACTGAATTAAACAGAGTGTTTGCTATTTGGTTATGATCATCCATATTAAGAATGATAATTTTCTCTACTGGGTTGTTCTCTAAGAAGTTTAGGATACCATCTATTGATTTCGTTTCCCACGCATTAGAAGGAACTATGATTATTTTGCTGTCTATACTTCTATCCGAATCAAGTAACACAGTGTAGTTGTATCGACCTGAGAATAACATATCATAAGCAAAATAATAGTTGTCCGTTGTAGGGGTAGTAGGGATAATAAGAGTAACGTCACTTTTTGAGACTGGAGGGGCGCCTTCCATTCTGTAAATCTTCACCTCAGAATTATTGTAGACTACTGTGGAATACTTAAGCAAGTGCTGAGCAAGATATCCGTTAGCATATTTCCTTTGCAGAATTTCAAGGTCTCTCTCGTGCATATATACATATGATGGCAGAAATTCTGGATGATACAAAATTGTTAACGTTTCTTCAGGATACTTCGCGTCAAATAAAGAGTTCAGTTTAGGAGGAGAATAGATCGTTGTCAAATCCAAATGGTCTATTGAGCCACCAGGAGCTGCATAAACAAAAGTAGGATGTTGCCTTGAACCTTGTGGATGCTCTTCAACAAGATAATTCAAGGCACCCATTTCTTCTTCATCTAAGATCCAGCCAGATTCACTATTGACGTTTGCACGATATTTCCAATACTCCATAGTTAGAAAGGTCGAAGTAATCCCGCTAATCGTTATGAGCCCAAGCAAAAATACAGAACAAATGATTTTCATGTTCCTAAAGTACATTAGCCTCTTTACTTTAGGTGACGAAACTCGATTCCATATTTCAAGTAATGCCACCGGAGCCATCATCGAACAGGCAGAGAAAAGGAGCGGAAACAATCGCCTTTCCCAATAACCTGTTATAAAGAAGGCTGAGTTTGCAAAAGACACTATTCTAGAAAACGCTAGTGTTGAAGCTGCAAAGAAGATGAATACAGTTACTGCCTGATTTCTATAACTTTTAGCAATAACACCTATTCCTATCAAGGCAAATAATCCGTTGATCCCTAAAAGAGTTGGATAAAGTAACAGCGGAATATTGTAAATAGGCGAAACGTCATACACGAAGAAATCAATAGAAAAGAACCATGTAACCAAAAGTCCTATGAATAAGAATGATGAAAAAAACAAGAACGATTTGATGTGACCTAGTTTAACCGTTATGGAAACTCCTTTCCAACCACGGGATGTCAAAAGATACAAGAATGAAGTTAATCCAATCAGGCCCAGTGCATAAAATTGGGCTAATGAAAATCCTTGTTGAACGGCTAGATTAATGGTTAGAGTTGTTAGTAATGCGACCACAAGTCCGATTGTAGTTGAGAGCAATGTATCATCCAAACGTAATCCAATTCTTGGCGCAAACATTGCCACAACTGTCAATATAATTATAAAGATGACTAAGTATGGAAAGTAACTAAAAAAAAGGGTAACTATCAGGATGGATAAGATAGATATGTACGCCTTTCTACGCACTCGATTTTCGCTCAGCAAATATAAAAGTGCAAAAAGAAAAACAATGCCCAATGTTTCAGCTCTGAATCGCCCCCAAACACCAATCCCACCATTTCGGCTTATGTCCCAATAGGTCTTGAACATGGTGTCACTAAGGATGTCAAATTCAGGCAAGTCAAGGTTTATCAATTTTTCCTTGAGGAAATAAACCCACCCAAACCCAGAGAATGTTGAGAAAAGGAAAGTAGCCAATACTGGAAGTCTTTTATCTATTCCGTTGAGATACTTCTTTGCAGTAACAAAAAAGGAAAGAAGTACAAAAATGCCCAAATATGCTATTGACACCTGAAAGCTAGACATAGATGCGAATGACAAATCGTTAGAATTGAAAGACAACAAGTAGACAACCCCTAGACTGTGATCAAACCACAAATAATTACTATTCTCGCTTATTGAACGTGCGGCCACAAAATGATCATAGGGATCAAGCCCTGGATCCAGACCCACTTCAGGGTAGATAATCATGACATTAAATACAAATAGCCAAGAAATCAAAGCTAGAATCAATATGTCAACTAGCTTAAAAGTAGAAATGAAAGGACCATCATTTTTCTTTGAGGTTCTTTTGCTAATAAACTGATTCTTAGCAAATGACATAAAGGATAATAAAAAGTAACAAAAGCTGAGAATTAAAGCTATTTGCGATCGTTGTTCCACAACAAGAAATAGAACGGTGGAAAGTAGACCTGTTAGAAATATGCTTAAGGTGAAGGAGAAAACCGCAATCACCATAAATGAACCTTGGTTTCTAGGCTTTATCAAACGCAAAAGGACATAGCCTGGCATTATTAAGGAAACAATAATTGAGAAAATGCAGCTAAATTGAGTATAAAATTGAAAAGCGTTTGTTAAAAGAACGAAAAGGGCTACTATTACAAAAGAGCAATCAATATATAGATGTATCTTATGTGGCAATACCATTCTTACCTCTGTATTTGTAGACAACAACAAATAAATCAGAATAACTGCTAAAATCTGAAAAACAAATAGGAAATATCTCATCCAGTGCTCTAACAGCAATAAAGTAGGTAAGGAACATAGAAAGGCAAAGAACAGCATAAAAGAATTTTTGCTAACATTCATTTTTCTCAAGTACCATTTCAAATTCTTTTTCCCATTGCTTAACTATTATTTCCCAATCAAATTTCTCACCGTGTTCCCTAGCTTTTATTCCCATTTCACGTCTAAGGGCACAATCGCCCATCAAAATCTCTAACTTATCCATCATCTCCTCGATATTCCCAACAATGAAGCCAGTCTCGCCGTCGATAACAGTTTCAGGTTTATAATCATTAAAAACAATAGTTGGCAATCCAGTTGCAGCTGCCTCAATTGTAACCTTAGGGAAGCCTTCACGAACAGATGGAAAAAGAAAAATATCTGCCTTTTGCATCAAAGAAACAAGTTCATTTAGCGGCAAATGCCCATGAATACGCACGTTTTTGAGGTTAAATCTTTCTTTCATGTTTAACAACATTCCTTGCAGAGGACCTGATCCAACCAAGTCAAAATCCATATTTCGAAAACGCTTTGCAGCCTCAAGAACTAGAAAGGGTCTCTTTCTTTGCTGGAACGATCCTACATACAAAACGTCAAGTCTGTCCTTTTTTCTTCTCGGCAGGTAAACGAAAATCTTGGTATTGACACCAGTATAAATGACGGGTGTTTTTATATTATAATTCCTTTTCACGGTCTCTGCAACATACTTACTATTACTGTAGACGTAATCGCATTTGTATAAATTCGATCGCTCTATAAACTCAGCACACGTGCTTCGGTTTAGACCAGTTACTATATTCTCAACACTGTAAATGTTAACCTTTTTATCTCCTAATAGCTTTCTGAATGTTAAATATATGTAACCATTGAGAAACCTTGGAAAGAAAAATAGGTCGCCTTTTTCAAAAAAACGCCGTAGTTCAGACAGGAAAGTTATAAATCTTATTGGTCTTCCGTGTAAGTTACGTGCTCTGATGCAACGAACATTCTTTTTAGTTAGAAGCTTTCTATCAGGCTTAGCCAAATAAAGTAAAGTAACATTAAACCGGGAAGAGTCAAGCCTTCTGGCCATCTCACGCGCGTTGAGGTTTTGGGCGTTATAATTATCTTCGTCGCAATAAGCTTGCATAAAGAGGCGTATCTTTTTCGTCATTATATACCATCACATTACGTGCGCGTATCGCAAAAGAATGGAAACTTTCCCACGAATGCTATCGGAAAGGATTATGGCTACTCCCCAACCATTTCTTTAATTAGCCCAAGAACATTCTTGGTTGCATTCCCAACATCATGCAGGTGATATTCAACAAATTCGTTCATATTAATTTCTAATTCTACGCGCGTTTTTTCGTCAAATAATGCTTTTCTTATCGTGAGTGCAACATCTTTTTCATCGTAAGCCCCTAACGCTACTCCACTTTCAACATACCCCATCGGTTCCATATGCCCTACCAAGTCAATTATAACTACCGGCTTATTCAATATCATCGCCTCTATGGTAACAGTCGATGAAACTGTTGCCACGAGGTCGCATGCAAAAAGAGCTTCAGAAGTGTTTGCTTTAGGGTTCAAAATTAAAGCGCTATAACCCTCTTCCTGTAAGACCTTTCTATGCCATTTTTCACTGTCACATGGATGTGGCTTTATTATCGTTTGAACATTCTTCAACGTCTTCAAGGAGTTTATGGCAATTCGCAGAAATTTTTCTGATGTCGAGCGATTCTGAGTTATTAGCAGAACTATCTTCTTATCAAAATCGAGTTTGTGATCTTTAAGAAACCTCTTTTTATCAAATATTTCTTCAGCTTTCGCTAGTATGTCATATCTAGGTTGACCTGTTACTTCAACTGTGTCATTTGGGTAGTCACAATATTTGGTTAAAACATCTTTTGCATATTCTCCATAAACGGCCGTTTTATCGGGAATTAAGGTGTAATTTACTGATGCCTTCACAGAAATCTCAGAAGGAAAATGAATGTAGCCTGCATGGTGGGAATAGATAATTCCATGTTGCATAGCCAATGTTGGAATACCAGCAAGTTTTCCAGCTAATGTCGCGGCTTTTCCTATAATTGAATATTCATCAGATATTAGGATCAAATCTGGCTTCTCAACGTTTACGGCTTTCCTCAAAAGCTCTGTGTATAGGATAGTGTTGAAGGTCACATACTTAGCTAAATGATCAAAAGTAGGTTTCAATAGCCTAAATAGATTTAGGTCATTGAAATTTAACGAGTCTATGAAGTCGGGATCACTATACAATTCTTTCCAAATTCTTTTGAACTTTTGAGAATGTTTGAAAATTCTGCTGAGTACTCCAAAAGTCATGAAAGATTCGACTGTTTTCCAGAGACCGCTATTATATCTAGCTTTTTCAAAGAGCTTCCTCAGGTCTAGCAATTGCATGGATGCAACTACGATATCTTGATCCAGTGCTATGATATTATACTTCATTCCACAACGCTTGATTAGATTGCCGAAAACCGAATCTTGTTTTGGGCTCTTCGACATAGGTTCATGTGCGTCAACCCAGTTAGAACCGATGATCATAATTCTGTTTGTCTTTCCATCAATCCAACTCCGTTTCTTCATCAATAGATTTCCAATAGCAAATCTTGTAATTGTCTTGGCAAAAAGAAAGAGCTTGCCAAATCGATTCATCATACATTTCAAAATGTAATCAGTAGATGATTGAGACGTGATGCAAGACATAGCTTTTATATCTGAATAAACATGTTGTTGGTAGAACCACCATAGCGAGATTTTGCTATATGCTAAAATTTCCTTAATATTTCTCCCCCTAGTTACTTTCAAATTCGACCATTGGTTTATCCATCTGATTAGTTTTTCATTATTTGAATAAATGGCATTCATCTTTTCTTCTTTGATATAATTGCTTTGGGCGTTATATAATCGCCCCACCTTGACTGCTGTGTGCACATTACAACACTTTTCACGAATCCATGAAAGGAATTCCGCCTTAGAAATTCTCTTAAAAAATAAAGGGGAAATGTAAGACAGCAGTATATTTCGTTTATCTTCTTCATTGGTTTATATGAGCGTCCTTCTGCGCTAACCTTGTACATGCACTTGAACGATAAATGTGTTCCATTCTCTCAGTTATTATTTCCCAATTCAAAGATTTAAAGATCAAATTAACTGCATTCATACCGTAATCTCTTCTTAGATCTTCATCTAGAATTAACTTTTCTAGAAGATCGGCGAGTTTACCTGCATCGCCCCTCTTGAACGTTGGCATTTTTGCTGTTTTAATATAAAACTCGTTATCAAATGCATCATCTCGAGGAGGCTCATATGTGGGGGCTATGACCGGTATTCCACAAGCCATTGCTTCCAGAATAGATATCGAGGGATCTCCTGGCCAGATAGCGATATCTGCAGCATTATAGTATTTAGCTAACTTTTTCCTATATACTGTTGGAAGAAATTGTACAATCTTGCTAATCAGACTCCGATCCATAATAGAGCGCAAGAATCGCATGTATTCATCAACACCGTTTCCCACTAGTACAACCCGAAGTTTCCTAAGCAACAAGGGTCTAATTT
Proteins encoded in this region:
- a CDS encoding FkbM family methyltransferase, with the translated sequence MTTIKRRLKTLNTPFELFKSYCYMIQDKLVGYKIPRLVHNYEKFFRVQKGDVVIDVGAHIGLFTILVAKRASRVVAIEPEPKNLRCLLHNIRLRKLSNVLVVEKAVWDCRRKLLLYLGLSSSGHSLIRDVKVLNKSHITNCKITVNADTLDSIVMNLRLPLVDFIKMDIEGAEIEALEGAKETLRRTSKIVVASYHQRNGLKTSAGIARILIEKGFRVYIEDDIIYGARNRTAHRKVCVD
- a CDS encoding glycosyltransferase family 4 protein; this encodes MTKKIRLFMQAYCDEDNYNAQNLNAREMARRLDSSRFNVTLLYLAKPDRKLLTKKNVRCIRARNLHGRPIRFITFLSELRRFFEKGDLFFFPRFLNGYIYLTFRKLLGDKKVNIYSVENIVTGLNRSTCAEFIERSNLYKCDYVYSNSKYVAETVKRNYNIKTPVIYTGVNTKIFVYLPRRKKDRLDVLYVGSFQQRKRPFLVLEAAKRFRNMDFDLVGSGPLQGMLLNMKERFNLKNVRIHGHLPLNELVSLMQKADIFLFPSVREGFPKVTIEAAATGLPTIVFNDYKPETVIDGETGFIVGNIEEMMDKLEILMGDCALRREMGIKAREHGEKFDWEIIVKQWEKEFEMVLEKNEC
- a CDS encoding CDP-glycerol glycerophosphotransferase family protein, with translation MNAIYSNNEKLIRWINQWSNLKVTRGRNIKEILAYSKISLWWFYQQHVYSDIKAMSCITSQSSTDYILKCMMNRFGKLFLFAKTITRFAIGNLLMKKRSWIDGKTNRIMIIGSNWVDAHEPMSKSPKQDSVFGNLIKRCGMKYNIIALDQDIVVASMQLLDLRKLFEKARYNSGLWKTVESFMTFGVLSRIFKHSQKFKRIWKELYSDPDFIDSLNFNDLNLFRLLKPTFDHLAKYVTFNTILYTELLRKAVNVEKPDLILISDEYSIIGKAATLAGKLAGIPTLAMQHGIIYSHHAGYIHFPSEISVKASVNYTLIPDKTAVYGEYAKDVLTKYCDYPNDTVEVTGQPRYDILAKAEEIFDKKRFLKDHKLDFDKKIVLLITQNRSTSEKFLRIAINSLKTLKNVQTIIKPHPCDSEKWHRKVLQEEGYSALILNPKANTSEALFACDLVATVSSTVTIEAMILNKPVVIIDLVGHMEPMGYVESGVALGAYDEKDVALTIRKALFDEKTRVELEINMNEFVEYHLHDVGNATKNVLGLIKEMVGE